Proteins encoded together in one Lysinibacillus sp. FSL K6-0232 window:
- a CDS encoding LacI family DNA-binding transcriptional regulator: protein MKKTTIADVAQYANVSNSTVSQYLNKRYEYMSAETRKKIEEAVEALQYRPNIMARSLKQKSTFTIGIIVANIIHDFSTKIINALEAEFDKKGFHMIVCNSADNPKKEREHVETLLEKQVDGLIVFPTGENKELYIRLHQQTMPIVFIDRFIEGVDIPAVLLDNFSAMDMAVELFQKQPLAIITTSLALPITPRVERLEGFRQALKKRKLPIDERYIKNGDPSEMEEILQQLFALEQPPKGIIAANDRIAQELMVYIKRHNLQVPDDLQVIAVDDVPYAKFITPSITTLQQPILEMAKKSAALLLGKIKKEQMPDEQQLYRFKPIVMKRDSTN from the coding sequence GTGAAAAAAACAACAATTGCCGATGTTGCACAATATGCAAACGTTTCAAACAGCACCGTATCGCAATATTTAAATAAGCGATATGAATATATGAGTGCAGAAACCCGAAAAAAAATTGAAGAAGCTGTGGAAGCGTTGCAATATCGACCTAATATAATGGCCCGTAGCCTAAAACAGAAATCTACCTTTACGATTGGTATTATTGTAGCGAATATTATTCATGACTTTTCTACAAAAATTATAAATGCACTTGAAGCGGAATTTGATAAAAAGGGCTTCCATATGATTGTTTGTAACTCAGCAGATAATCCTAAAAAAGAGAGGGAACATGTCGAAACATTGTTGGAAAAGCAAGTAGACGGTCTAATTGTCTTTCCAACAGGCGAAAATAAAGAGCTTTATATAAGACTGCATCAGCAAACAATGCCGATTGTATTTATTGACCGCTTTATCGAAGGGGTAGATATTCCTGCTGTTTTGTTAGATAATTTTTCGGCAATGGATATGGCTGTTGAGCTATTTCAAAAGCAGCCATTAGCTATTATAACAACGTCTTTAGCATTACCGATTACACCTCGGGTTGAACGTTTAGAGGGGTTTCGTCAAGCATTAAAAAAGCGTAAGCTCCCTATTGATGAGCGCTATATAAAAAATGGCGATCCTTCAGAGATGGAAGAAATTTTGCAGCAGCTATTTGCATTGGAGCAGCCACCGAAGGGCATTATTGCAGCAAATGATCGAATTGCACAGGAATTAATGGTTTATATCAAGAGGCACAATTTACAGGTGCCAGACGATTTGCAGGTAATTGCTGTAGATGATGTCCCATATGCTAAATTTATAACACCTTCGATTACAACCTTACAGCAACCGATTTTAGAAATGGCAAAAAAATCAGCTGCTCTCCTTTTAGGCAAAATCAAAAAAGAACAAATGCCCGATGAGCAACAACTATATCGTTTCAAGCCAATAGTAATGAAACGTGATTCAACAAACTAA